A single Dreissena polymorpha isolate Duluth1 chromosome 14, UMN_Dpol_1.0, whole genome shotgun sequence DNA region contains:
- the LOC127856898 gene encoding transmembrane protein 26-like, whose translation MELYALFDLPDVQTHFTSTIAVLAIWSMSFIQFIPVLTKTIHRQNAVADSSPPSIEAGENKKSAPSSRNFHIAEVVLTFLFQDGPFLAVRLFIIINFNTISHSLVFFVIKNVVTIMLLIYRLAVLLKAKPGKKQQ comes from the coding sequence ATGGAGCTGTACGCGCTATTCGACCTGCCCGACGTGCAGACGCACTTCACCAGCACTATTGCTGTGCTGGCCATCTGGTCGATGAGTTTCATCCAGTTTATTCCGGTTCTTACCAAAACCATACACCGTCAGAATGCAGTGGCCGACTCGTCTCCACCGTCCATCGAAGCGGGAGAAAACAAAAAATCAGCTCCAAGTTCGCGGAATTTCCATATAGCGGAAGTTGTCTTGACCTTCCTCTTCCAAGACGGGCCGTTCCTGGCAGTACGTCTGTTCATCATAATTAACTTCAACACAATATCGCATAGCTTGGTTTTCTTCGTGATCAAAAACGTCGTCACAATTATGTTGCTGATATACCGCCTCGCTGTGTTATTAAAGGCTAAGCCCGGAAAGAAACAACAGTAA